In a genomic window of Meleagris gallopavo isolate NT-WF06-2002-E0010 breed Aviagen turkey brand Nicholas breeding stock chromosome 1, Turkey_5.1, whole genome shotgun sequence:
- the BCL2L14 gene encoding apoptosis facilitator Bcl-2-like protein 14 — MSSPNDVSMEEILLEDKEQDTIEYRILMAYAQRRLPASRYKKLLKNEANVLKTSSLIRSEEEIQHQRDKSGPNQASELQHGAKKQKSKKKPKQKFLSRYCLPFFCSRAEQQSPTKTCAPNSQMEDFSTSDTCTGSQQKRSFHEQSEKADVNHIVDKLSKLVTTRPQSSPSNVTFKILVHTQALERDSGDSTDEYDGEGNDEEKTIQTIVALLRKSGDQLEERFKKDRSFYQRFEDMLSYTFFERLTDLFLENVSADSINETEDQLQCTKVAFALEVATRLTAVDNHPMNLVMGFGLKYLQEHFSPWIRDRGGWDKALSSLDQEEVE; from the exons ATGTCTTCACCAAATGATGTCAGTATGGAAGAAATATTGCTGGAAGACAAAGAGCAAGACACTATAGAATACAGGATCCTCATGGCCTATGCCCAACGGAGGCTGCCAGCCAGCAGATATaagaaacttctgaaaaatgagGCAAATGTGCTGAAAACATCATCCTTAATCAGGAGTGAAGAGGAGATCCAACATCAAAGGGATAAAAGTGGGCCAAACCAAGCATCAGAATTGCAGCATGgtgcaaagaaacagaaaagcaaaaagaaacccaaacaaaaaTTCTTGTCAAGATATTGTCTGCCctttttctgcagcagagcagagcagcaaagtcCCACAAAAACATGTGCACCTAATAGTCAAATGGAAGATTTCTCCACTTCTGATACCTGCACTGGGAGCCAACAAAAAAGGAGTTTTCATGAGCAAA GTGAAAAAGCAGATGTCAACCATATTGTAGACAAACTCTCCAAGCTTGTGACTACCAGGCCTCAGTCATCTCCTTCAAATGTGACATTCAAGATATTGGTGCATACCCAGGCTCTGGAACGAGATAGTGGAGATAGTACTGACGAATATGATGGTGAAGGAAATG atgaagaaaagacaATACAAACAATAGTTGCACTGTTAAGAAAATCAGGGGATCAGCTGGAAGAAAGG ttcaaaaAGGACAGGAGTTTCTATCAGCGTTTTGAAGATATGCTGTCCTATACCTTCTTCGAGAGACTCACCGATTTATTCCTGGAGAATGTCTCAGCAGATTCCATAAACGAGACAGAAGACCAGTTACAATGCACCAAAGTTGCCTTTGCACTGGAAGTTGCCACCAGACTTACTGCTGTGGACAATCATCCTATGAACCTGGTCATGGGCTTTGGATTAAAATACCTTCAAGAGCACTTCAGTCCCTGGATTCGTGATCGTGGGGGCTGG